A section of the Streptomyces sp. NBC_01591 genome encodes:
- a CDS encoding leucine-rich repeat domain-containing protein, translating to MADDETQSGPSVPPALTTVHSPVGYRLISAQEAEERFRVSADVGYPYVDFADEQEIRLYEGGLHVAGHLEPEGDSDWVPYNTVVDGDLTVDGDLAWWDDLGSNFFLVTGALRARNVLLSGCPNVVVRGDLEVAGGICGSYGDDGGWLVVCGRTRARIIISMSYFGMTFAEQPQALLVADPHYTNCPVDFTKVELGTVLLPELLDDHGTADARKIEEALREGRQVLRAGVRPSHLAALEELDALLVRAEEVTGLDLSGRKLRHFPEQLLSFPNLRVLSLEGNAELKTIDPRIGELAALEELHLAGTQLTGLPESIGRLRNLRLLDISDNAFTALPDSLGDLDRLEVLRAARLTCPLPDTLARLHTLRELDLSRQHQGRYYRDGVDFPPIVTRLTGLRTLDLSYVWLASVPDELLNLTELKELNLRNSLSARLTRLPDLARLPRLRVLRLSGSASGSNQPPPSRDLLSGIWRITTLEHLEIDRWGKETFDGRKARTAFRALPDDAFTHLSNLRHIDLSFNELTTLPESFFGLRRLEFAGLRYTKLDRPTLERLRAMFPRTRLDLRDTGTKEVVHDPNWQSVHALVRTGGGKLFAKDHQEAAADFEEALTLCVPGACHSDYDQLYALYGLVDALGQLVDNAPDADRPRLTATLIRYAEQALSLIPGQIWHFTDEGAFQEEVKRRTGNALAWHLLHGGEPERALAAVEQALTVAAGPDYDFVRDTQVRVLLALGRTDDAYRVADRVLTRDPSFGDFGDFGDLAAQPAFQRWRQDQRTAAPEAPGSAR from the coding sequence ATGGCCGATGACGAAACCCAGAGCGGCCCGTCAGTACCCCCCGCCCTCACAACGGTGCACTCACCGGTGGGGTACCGCCTCATCAGCGCCCAGGAGGCGGAGGAGCGGTTCCGGGTCTCCGCCGATGTCGGCTACCCGTACGTGGACTTCGCCGACGAGCAGGAGATCCGCTTGTACGAGGGCGGTCTGCATGTCGCGGGTCACCTGGAGCCGGAGGGCGACAGCGACTGGGTGCCGTACAACACCGTCGTGGACGGTGATCTGACCGTCGACGGTGACCTGGCCTGGTGGGACGACCTCGGCAGCAACTTCTTCCTGGTCACCGGGGCTCTGCGGGCGCGCAACGTGCTGTTGTCCGGCTGCCCCAACGTGGTGGTGCGTGGTGACCTGGAGGTGGCGGGCGGCATCTGCGGCTCGTACGGGGACGACGGCGGTTGGCTCGTGGTGTGCGGGCGGACCCGCGCCCGGATCATCATCAGCATGTCGTACTTCGGCATGACCTTCGCCGAGCAGCCGCAGGCACTGCTCGTCGCCGACCCCCACTACACCAACTGCCCGGTGGACTTCACCAAAGTGGAGCTGGGCACCGTCCTGCTGCCCGAACTCCTCGACGACCACGGCACGGCTGACGCGCGGAAGATCGAGGAGGCCTTGCGCGAGGGGCGGCAGGTGCTGCGCGCCGGGGTCCGGCCGAGCCATCTGGCCGCCCTGGAGGAGCTGGACGCGCTGCTGGTGCGTGCGGAGGAGGTGACCGGACTCGACCTGTCCGGACGCAAGTTGAGGCACTTCCCCGAGCAGCTCCTCTCCTTCCCCAACCTGCGGGTCCTCTCCCTGGAGGGCAACGCCGAGCTCAAGACAATCGACCCGCGCATCGGCGAGCTGGCCGCCCTCGAAGAACTCCACCTGGCCGGGACACAGCTGACCGGGCTGCCCGAGTCCATCGGCCGGCTGCGGAACCTGCGGCTGCTGGACATCTCCGACAACGCCTTCACAGCCCTGCCGGACTCCCTCGGCGACCTGGACCGCCTGGAGGTGCTGCGCGCCGCACGGCTGACCTGCCCGCTCCCCGACACGCTCGCCCGGCTGCACACGCTGCGCGAACTGGACCTGTCCCGCCAGCACCAGGGCCGCTACTACCGCGACGGGGTCGACTTCCCCCCGATCGTCACCCGCCTGACCGGACTGAGGACGCTCGACCTGTCGTACGTCTGGCTGGCCTCCGTCCCCGACGAGCTGCTGAACCTGACCGAACTGAAGGAACTCAACCTGCGCAACTCCCTGTCCGCCCGACTGACGCGGCTGCCCGACCTGGCCCGGCTGCCCCGGCTGCGCGTCCTGCGCCTGAGCGGCAGCGCCTCGGGCTCCAACCAGCCCCCGCCCAGCCGCGACCTGCTCTCCGGCATCTGGCGCATCACCACCCTCGAACACCTGGAGATCGACCGCTGGGGCAAGGAAACGTTCGACGGCCGGAAGGCGCGCACCGCCTTCCGCGCGCTGCCCGACGACGCGTTCACCCACCTGTCGAACCTGCGACACATCGACCTGTCGTTCAACGAACTCACCACCCTTCCAGAGTCGTTCTTCGGACTGCGCCGGCTCGAGTTCGCGGGCCTGCGGTACACCAAGCTCGACCGGCCCACGCTGGAGCGTCTGCGCGCGATGTTTCCGCGGACCCGGCTCGACCTGCGGGACACCGGCACCAAGGAGGTCGTCCACGACCCGAACTGGCAGTCCGTGCACGCCCTGGTCAGGACCGGCGGCGGCAAGCTCTTCGCGAAGGACCACCAGGAAGCCGCAGCCGACTTCGAGGAGGCCCTCACCCTCTGCGTCCCCGGCGCCTGCCACTCCGACTACGACCAGCTCTATGCCCTCTACGGCCTGGTTGACGCCCTCGGTCAACTCGTCGACAACGCACCGGACGCCGACCGGCCCCGGCTGACCGCCACACTCATCCGGTACGCCGAGCAGGCGCTCTCCCTGATACCCGGACAGATCTGGCACTTCACCGACGAGGGTGCCTTCCAGGAAGAAGTCAAACGCCGCACAGGCAATGCCCTGGCCTGGCATCTGCTGCACGGCGGCGAGCCGGAGCGCGCGCTCGCCGCCGTCGAGCAGGCGCTGACCGTCGCCGCCGGGCCGGATTACGACTTCGTCCGCGACACCCAGGTCCGCGTCCTGCTCGCCCTCGGCCGCACCGACGACGCCTACCGGGTGGCCGACCGGGTCCTCACCCGTGACCCCTCCTTCGGCGACTTCGGCGACTTCGGCGACCTCGCCGCCCAGCCCGCGTTCCAGCGGTGGCGCCAGGACCAGCGCACCGCCGCACCCGAGGCCCCGGGGAGCGCCCGGTGA